GAATGTTTGTTGCAAGGATGAACATTAAAGGTTTTACATTTAAATGCAAACACACAAATGGCATGCTCCTGAGATTCACTAGTCGATCTCGCAAGCAACTCGATTAGACTAGCGATTGTTTACCAAATTTCAGCGTAAACAAATTGGCACGCCCAGTGGGATCGGTCAATTGTGTGTTTTTGctttaaattattgttaaaattttattcagtGCTGTTGGTTTATTGCACTCTTAATTGTTTTGATCttgtatgcatttaagaagtgGGAAATCTGTTCCACACTTAACAGAATTTAAAACTCGTACAAGGATGGCTAGACCACCCCCAAGTAACCGAAACAATGACCTTCCAAATATGGAGGGGCAACCAACGCAGACATCTGTCAGTAATGCCAATATAAATTCTGGCATAGGAGCAATTCCTGACCAAACTGTTGGCACGATAAGTTCGACCGCTTCGACGGTTATGAATCAGACAGGGGTAACTTCTCCCATGACCAACATGACGTTGGCAAGTTCGACCACGTCAGCGTCTGCTTTTGCCCCATGGAATAACCCCAGTTTAGGGAATCCCAGTGGAAGTCCCTTTCGACCGCCTCAAAACCCTCTATATGGCATGCCTACATCTTTGATGGCAGGGCTGCAAAACTCTCAACCAAATGTAGAGAATCTTAATACGTTCTCTCCATCAGGGTCTGTAGCGggcaatcaaggtagggtaattcctcaacatttaaccaatacatCCGTTTTGTCACTCAGACAACAAATGGATGAAAGTAACCATGATATGGTTAACATGTtaacacaacaaataggaaCTGTCATTAACCctttaattcaaaatacaaatgaCAGTTACCAAATGTTAACAAATCAAATAAGTCGAATTGCTGACTTTTTTGGGGCACCACCCATACAGCAACCACCAATTCGACAAATCCAAATACAGGCGCCTGTCCAAGAGATACAGATGCCTAACAATCCAGGGATGCAAATGGCTCAAGCACCACAACCAGTGGCACGCATAGAGCCACCAGCCCAACAGGTTGAACCAAACCCTGGTATAGTATTGGTAAATAGAAACCAAAATGCTGATGAAGTAATAGGGAATATTCAACAAAACCGGTTCGATAGGCAAAATAACTTGGCCCAAATGGTCGAAACAATTTTAGTACAGAATGGTTTGAACTTGGGCTTACACAGGCCCAATTTTGTGTCTCCATTATCTGAGTATGTGTTACAGACagaattaccaaggggtgtgaaAATCCCTAAGTTTACTAAGTTTGCAGGAGAAACAAATGAGTCCACTGTCGAACACATTGCTAGATATTTGGTCGAGGCAGGGGACTTggctaataatgaaaatttaagaatgaaataTTTCCCCAATGCCTTAACTAAAAATGCTTTTACATGGTTTACAACCCTTCCTCCTCATTCCATACATAATTGGAACCAATTGGAAAGGATTTTCCATGAGCAATTCTATATGGGACAGTCTAAGATAAGCCTTAAAGAGTTAGCCAGCGTTCGACGTAAGGCACCTGAatcaattaatgattatttgaaCAGATTCAGACTCTTAAAGGCAAGGTGTTTCACCCAAGTCCCTGAACATGAATTAGTCGAAATGGCTGCTGGTGGCTTAGACTATTCGATTAGAAAGAAATTAGATACCCAGTATTTAAGGGATATGGCTCAATTGGTTGATAGAGTTCGACAACTCGAACGATTGAAGGCTGAAAAGGCTAGAAATTCTAAGTTccacaaaaaggaaaaggtTGCATATGTCGAAACCAATGACAGTGACCAGGAGTTCGATATTATTTATGAGGATATCGAAGACAATGAGGTTGATGTAGCAGAATTAAAACCTGGACCTCCTTATGTTTGTAAATTCCTTAAACCTTCCAATGGAAAAAACCCTGTGGAacctaaaaatgataaatttgtgtCTAAAACTTATACATTTGATATAACTAAATGTgatgaaatatttgatttattagtcACAGATGGCCAAATTGTTGTTCCTAAGGGCTTGAAAGTACCCCCAATCGAACAACAGAGGAAAAGgggttattgtaaatttcataatttccttGGCCATAAAACCTCACGTTGTGttcttttcagggatttggttcAAAAGGCTCTTAACGAAGGGAGGCTCAAATTTGGTGAGAAACCAAAGGTTGCCCAGGCAAATGCTGAAACATCCAAAGCTGCTGAAACTCTCTATGCAGAGCCCCAAGAAATAATGATGGTCGAAGCAATGGAGTTGTCTCAGGTGCAAGTTCAGGGCATATCTGAAGAGGATTACAACGAACAAATGAAGGTTGTGTATCCTCAGGCTGAGGAGGATCTAATTGATTTCTTGAACAGATGCAAACTCGAAAGCAAGAGTGTGATGCTTTGCCCTCGCTGCAGTGCTGTATGTGATAGGGAGGCTACTGAGAGCCTAAAAAAATACCAAGTTGTTAACAAGGGGGCAAAGCAGAACCAACGTTTTGATAAAGGCGAAAGGGTTATGGTGCAGTCGAATAGTAATCAGAAGTATGATCGAAGGAATACTTTCGTTCCTCCTGGATCAGTTCCGGTCGAAAAATGGATGCACCAGGGACTCATAAGGTTCAACAAAGGGGCCATGGAAGTAGGTGGTTCGAGTGGAACGAAGCAAATTGGCCCGCAGGAGGCTAATAGGTACTCTTATAGGAACAATTACAAAGGAAAGAATCCTATGACGAGGACCCAATGGCGCAGGTTCCAGCGTCAGAAGAAATTGACCCAACGGAATCTGCAGACGGGCCAGTATAAAGAAGTGTCTAGGAGGCCAGTAAAAGAGAGACTCATGCCTCCAGTGGATGAAGATAAGATGGAGGATGAGGATCTTCTGGATTCTGAACCAGACTTTGATGTTATCTGCGTGGTATCTATCTTGCCATCTGAATATGATGTCCAGTCTGAGGTTACTGAGATCGAAAGTGAGTTCGATCATTTTGATATGGCTGACCCAAAGCCAGTGTGCTACTATGTTATGAACAATGGCTGTGTGGAAGAACAATTAGCCTATTTCGAAAAGCCAGATTTTCAGATGAAAAGTCATCTCAAACCTCTTTTCATCAGGGCAAAAGTTGAGAATGTTGGAATCAACAAAGTGCTCATAGATGAAGGAGCGGCTGTTAACTTAATGCCTCGATCTATGCTCTACAAGATCGGGAAACATGACACTGATCTATCTGCCCACAACATTGTGCTTTCGAATTATGAAGGTAAAACTGGTTATTCTTTGGGAGCCATTCAAGTAGATGTTGCTGTAGGCAGTATAGTTCGACCAACTTTATTCCTGGTGATACAGTCCAAGGCTAATTTTAACTtgctattaggaagggaatgGATCCATGGAGTTGGGGCTGTGCCATCTACTCTCCACCAGAAACTCATTATCTGGAGGGAGGATGGGATTGTTGAAAATATAGAGGCAGATCAAAGCTTCTATAAGTCAGAGGTTGATAATGTTACTCCACAAACCTTTGACAAAAATTTGGCTAACATAGCACCTTGTGGTGACAAGGAGACTGTTTTCGAGCCAAGTGACAATGTTATCCACTCTGTCAAACTCCATCCTACCCATGGGTTTATATGGGAGAGGGAGGAAATTGATGCTGTTTCCTCTGAAGATGGAGTCATTCCACCAACTGGGTGGAATATATATGAAGATTAATATGCTTGAGGCCACTGCATGGGCCAGAATTACGACTTATATGGCCGAAAATAGACTAAATACGGCCTTCGAGGCTGAATCCCAACAAAATATGGCAGTTGAAGCCAAGATCGAAGatcatgaaaacaaagaaacaaaggatCGAAGACTGGACTGCATTTATGATGATGAGCCActgggttttgagaaaaatcccatAAGTGAGGTGCCAAAGATGCAGGCTCAAGATCCTTTGGAGGAGATCGACATTGGAGATGGCTCGATAAAAAGGCCAACCTATATCAGTGCCAATATCACCTCAAGTCTAAAAGAAAAGCTGGTGCCTCTTCTTAGAGAATTTAAAGACTGTTTTGCTTGGGATTACCACGAAATGCCTGGGTTAAGCAGAGAAATGGTCGAAATGAAATTACCTATTAAGGAGGGAAAAAGACCAGTAAAACAACTACCAAGAAGATTCGCACCAGAAATCATGTCCAAGATTAAGGAAGAGATCGAAAGGCTGCTGAGGTGTAAATTCATCAGATCTGCCAGGTATGTCGAATGGTTAGCAAATATAGTCCCTGTCATTAAAAAGAATGGAACTCTTAGAGTATGCATAGATTTTAGGGATTTAAATAATGCTACACCTAAAGATGAATATGCTATGCCAGTAGCGGAAATGTTGGTAGATTCAGCAGCTGGCTTCGAATTTTTAAGCATGTTAGATGGTTATTCTGGTTATAACCAAATATTTATTGCTGAAAGTGATGTGTCAAAAACAGCATTTCGATGCCCTGGTGCTTTAGGCACTTATGAATGGGTGGTTATGCCCTTTGggttgaaaaatgctggggccacTTATCAAAGGGCCATGAATTCCatgtttcatgattttattgacACATTTATGCAAGtttatattgatgatataatcatcaaatcctcctcagaagaTAGCCATTTGGATTACCTTAGGCAATCTTTCGAACGAATGAGGAAACATGGATTAAAAATGAATCCATTAAAGTGTGCTTTTTGTGTGCGTGCAGGAGATTTCCTTGGTTTTGTGGTGCATAAAAAAGGCATTGAGATAAATCAAAACAAGACAAAGGCTATTCTTGAGACGAAGCCTCCTTCGACCAAAAAACAGCTTCAGTCTTTGCTAGGAAAAATCAACTTCTTGAGGCGATTCATTTCGAATCTAAGTGGC
This genomic interval from Glycine max cultivar Williams 82 chromosome 5, Glycine_max_v4.0, whole genome shotgun sequence contains the following:
- the LOC113001667 gene encoding uncharacterized protein; translation: MARPPPSNRNNDLPNMEGQPTQTSVSNANINSGIGAIPDQTVGTISSTASTVMNQTGVTSPMTNMTLASSTTSASAFAPWNNPSLGNPSGSPFRPPQNPLYGMPTSLMAGLQNSQPNVENLNTFSPSGSVAGNQGRVIPQHLTNTSVLSLRQQMDESNHDMVNMLTQQIGTVINPLIQNTNDSYQMLTNQISRIADFFGAPPIQQPPIRQIQIQAPVQEIQMPNNPGMQMAQAPQPVARIEPPAQQVEPNPGIVLVNRNQNADEVIGNIQQNRFDRQNNLAQMVETILVQNGLNLGLHRPNFVSPLSEYVLQTELPRGVKIPKFTKFAGETNESTVEHIARYLVEAGDLANNENLRMKYFPNALTKNAFTWFTTLPPHSIHNWNQLERIFHEQFYMGQSKISLKELASVRRKAPESINDYLNRFRLLKARCFTQVPEHELVEMAAGGLDYSIRKKLDTQYLRDMAQLVDRVRQLERLKAEKARNSKFHKKEKVAYVETNDSDQEFDIIYEDIEDNEVDVAELKPGPPYVCKFLKPSNGKNPVEPKNDKFVSKTYTFDITKCDEIFDLLVTDGQIVVPKGLKVPPIEQQRKRGYCKFHNFLGHKTSRCVLFRDLVQKALNEGRLKFGEKPKVAQANAETSKAAETLYAEPQEIMMVEAMELSQVQVQGISEEDYNEQMKVVYPQAEEDLIDFLNRCKLESKSVMLCPRCSAVCDREATESLKKYQVVNKGAKQNQRFDKGERVMVQSNSNQKYDRRNTFVPPGSVPVEKWMHQGLIRFNKGAMEVGGSSGTKQIGPQEANRYSYRNNYKGKNPMTRTQWRRFQRQKKLTQRNLQTGQYKEVSRRPVKERLMPPVDEDKMEDEDLLDSEPDFDVICVVSILPSEYDVQSEVTEIESEFDHFDMADPKPVCYYVMNNGCVEEQLAYFEKPDFQMKSHLKPLFIRAKVENVGINKVLIDEGAAVNLMPRSMLYKIGKHDTDLSAHNIVLSNYEGKTGYSLGAIQVDVAVGSIVRPTLFLVIQSKANFNLLLGREWIHGVGAVPSTLHQKLIIWREDGIVENIEADQSFYKSEVDNVTPQTFDKNLANIAPCGDKETVFEPSDNVIHSVKLHPTHGFIWEREEIDAVSSEDGVIPPTGWNIYED